One stretch of Bacteroidota bacterium DNA includes these proteins:
- a CDS encoding alpha/beta hydrolase-fold protein — MRIFGLLLTLFVHLAISQKMNVTVVVELQKGARDSTQTVYIVGNRSEIGFWNPAAVALNKISDSIWNIKTSIDSGTVLQFKITAGSWDTEAIFDSGRVPPNTLIDVTKDTIVILRPLFWKRYLLPKKPEQTIRGKVEYHRQLSGDGLNHKRDVIVWLPPSYEKNPKKNYPVLYMHDGQNIFDPSTAFTGYDWRVDEVADSLIKLKKIEEIIIVGIYNSPDRLPEYSDTPLGTAYMNFVINVVKPMIDSTYRTKPGKEHTGIIGSSLGGLSSLLFVWKRQDVFGMAGCVSSAFWYDDEKTLKEIKAYSGHKKNVKVYLDCGGREKELVGGYKRMVEILKSKGFKKGKDLEYTLDAKGTHNEYYWSKRVWRPLVFMYGKK; from the coding sequence ATGAGAATATTCGGTTTACTTTTGACGCTGTTTGTTCATCTTGCAATTTCACAAAAGATGAACGTGACGGTTGTTGTTGAGCTGCAAAAAGGTGCAAGGGATTCCACTCAAACAGTGTATATCGTTGGGAACAGATCTGAGATAGGATTTTGGAACCCCGCCGCTGTCGCGTTGAATAAGATTTCCGATTCAATATGGAACATCAAAACATCGATTGACAGTGGAACGGTGTTGCAGTTTAAAATCACTGCCGGTTCATGGGATACAGAAGCAATATTTGACAGCGGCAGAGTTCCGCCGAACACATTAATTGACGTAACGAAAGATACGATAGTGATTCTTCGACCATTATTCTGGAAACGGTATTTACTTCCTAAAAAGCCTGAACAAACAATTCGCGGAAAAGTGGAATACCATCGGCAACTTTCGGGCGATGGACTTAATCATAAACGTGACGTTATTGTCTGGCTTCCACCATCATACGAAAAGAACCCGAAAAAAAATTACCCCGTGCTATACATGCATGATGGACAAAACATCTTTGATCCTTCCACTGCATTTACCGGTTACGATTGGCGTGTAGATGAAGTTGCCGACAGTCTTATAAAATTGAAAAAAATCGAAGAGATCATTATCGTGGGGATCTATAATAGTCCGGACCGGCTACCTGAATATTCGGACACTCCACTTGGTACTGCGTATATGAATTTCGTTATCAATGTCGTAAAACCGATGATCGATTCCACGTACCGGACAAAACCGGGAAAAGAGCACACTGGGATTATCGGCTCATCGTTAGGAGGACTATCATCTCTTTTATTTGTTTGGAAACGTCAAGACGTGTTTGGAATGGCTGGTTGTGTCTCATCGGCATTTTGGTATGATGATGAAAAAACATTGAAAGAGATCAAAGCGTATTCCGGACACAAAAAAAACGTAAAGGTTTATCTCGATTGCGGTGGACGTGAGAAAGAACTTGTGGGCGGGTATAAACGAATGGTGGAAATTCTTAAATCAAAAGGATTCAAAAAAGGAAAGGATCTTGAATATACGCTTGATGCAAAAGGGACACACAATGAATATTATTGGTCAAAACGTGTCTGGCGGCCACTGGTGTTTATGTACGGGAAAAAGTAA
- a CDS encoding ammonia-forming cytochrome c nitrite reductase subunit c552, protein MKNFLTVITAIALFGLIACEGPAGPAGKDGASGKEGAAGKDAGFVYFEGFKENLKCGTCHTPDTDTLYHKSAITFQWASSKHANGGTSFENSTTCAVCHTTEGFVQSQNGSTVTVANNSTPVGCFACHSPHKNGNFALRTSSPATILSNLTGVANYTFDYGKGNLCAQCHKPRSQAVMLDPSKSTSTDAVNDSIRITSGRWYSHYGVQTQMLMGKGGYEWSNAPVTVSNSFHTTSTGVKTDGCTICHMPNARGDYDGGHSMKLESDEGQNLNGCKTSGCHATITSLDYKGAMTTTHANLDTLKVLLATAGWLDTLTMQAKATSTKPLVIKPSQKAGALWNFFLVEHDLSSGVHNTAYANALLRNSIAKMRGQF, encoded by the coding sequence GTGAAAAATTTCTTAACTGTTATAACCGCAATCGCATTATTTGGACTCATTGCTTGCGAAGGTCCCGCAGGACCGGCAGGTAAAGATGGTGCATCAGGAAAAGAAGGCGCGGCTGGTAAAGATGCCGGATTTGTTTACTTTGAAGGTTTCAAAGAAAACTTAAAGTGCGGCACATGCCACACGCCGGATACGGATACACTGTACCATAAATCAGCTATAACGTTCCAATGGGCAAGTTCTAAACATGCAAATGGCGGAACATCATTTGAAAACAGCACCACGTGTGCAGTTTGCCATACCACTGAAGGATTTGTACAAAGTCAGAATGGTTCAACGGTCACTGTTGCTAATAATTCTACTCCAGTCGGTTGTTTTGCTTGCCACTCACCGCACAAGAATGGCAACTTTGCATTACGTACATCATCACCAGCAACAATATTGTCAAACCTAACAGGCGTTGCAAACTATACGTTTGACTATGGTAAAGGCAATCTCTGCGCACAATGTCACAAACCGCGTTCGCAAGCAGTTATGCTTGATCCCAGCAAATCTACTTCAACCGATGCAGTGAACGATTCAATCCGTATCACTTCTGGTCGCTGGTATTCACATTATGGCGTTCAAACACAGATGTTGATGGGTAAAGGGGGATATGAATGGTCAAATGCTCCGGTAACAGTGTCCAATTCGTTCCATACTACCTCAACCGGTGTGAAGACAGACGGTTGCACAATCTGCCATATGCCGAATGCTCGTGGAGATTATGACGGCGGCCATTCAATGAAATTAGAATCTGATGAAGGCCAAAACCTGAATGGTTGCAAAACCTCAGGATGCCATGCAACAATTACCAGTTTAGATTACAAAGGTGCAATGACAACAACGCATGCAAATCTTGATACGTTGAAAGTTCTTCTTGCAACCGCCGGTTGGTTAGATACACTTACGATGCAGGCTAAAGCGACATCGACCAAACCATTGGTAATTAAACCGTCCCAAAAAGCAGGTGCACTGTGGAACTTCTTCCTCGTTGAACATGACCTTAGTTCAGGTGTTCATAACACAGCATATGCTAACGCATTATTACGCAATTCCATTGCAAAAATGCGTGGTCAGTTCTAA
- a CDS encoding CxxxxCH/CxxCH domain-containing protein, which yields MKNLFQYLVFVMIVLVIAGCSEQKNSTPLTQTPVSVHGVGFANPSSSNFHAKFIQSKNYDLTLCQSCHGSTYTGGTTGQSCNTCHSKPNGPENCTTCHGGVNAAPPNDLVGNSSPTIRGVGAHQKHVSGGNLGAAVECATCHTVPSSVKSVGHIDASVHAEVKFDSISTMYRSNAAYSSTGNSCSNTYCHGNFNGGNQNVTMTWTDANSSAAACGTCHGDVTKTTTQEKAFPKTGHTFVSVTAVCSSCHSSVSIVNSNLTIADPAKHVNGKID from the coding sequence ATGAAAAACTTATTTCAATACCTCGTTTTTGTGATGATTGTTCTTGTAATTGCCGGCTGTAGTGAACAGAAAAATAGTACGCCGTTGACGCAGACTCCAGTTTCGGTTCACGGAGTAGGATTTGCAAATCCGTCTTCGTCAAATTTTCACGCAAAATTTATTCAATCCAAAAATTACGACCTCACGTTGTGTCAATCGTGTCATGGCTCAACGTACACCGGCGGCACAACGGGACAATCATGTAACACATGTCATAGCAAACCTAACGGTCCGGAAAATTGCACTACCTGTCATGGTGGTGTAAATGCTGCTCCTCCGAATGATCTTGTCGGAAATAGCTCTCCGACAATTCGCGGAGTTGGTGCACACCAAAAGCATGTGTCGGGGGGTAATCTTGGCGCAGCTGTAGAATGTGCCACGTGCCATACTGTTCCCTCAAGTGTCAAATCCGTAGGACATATTGATGCTTCTGTTCATGCAGAAGTAAAATTTGATTCGATCTCCACGATGTACAGATCCAATGCTGCATATTCTTCGACTGGCAATTCATGTTCCAATACATATTGTCACGGAAATTTTAATGGCGGTAATCAAAATGTGACTATGACATGGACCGATGCAAACAGTTCTGCTGCAGCATGTGGAACATGTCATGGCGACGTAACTAAAACGACGACACAAGAAAAAGCATTTCCAAAAACTGGTCATACGTTTGTTTCAGTAACAGCAGTATGTTCATCTTGTCACAGTTCGGTGTCAATTGTTAATTCAAACCTGACGATCGCCGATCCCGCTAAACATGTGAATGGGAAGATAGATTAA
- a CDS encoding cytochrome c3 family protein, translating to MKKNLLIASMVSVVIALVIFGRSSAIANDDTQPDKTKIMKFSHSKHAGAGVECASCHTPEKLATNASEKMLPTHTECQSCHEQEVNEKCGYCHTDENNPVALPNPIREIIFDHQKHVNDQKVECITCHVDMDKTDFAEAKNLPSMATCNTCHNNVKAVNQCEACHTNLTSLRPASHMVSNFKREHSRVMNGRTFDANCQSCHTESSCMECHDGSNLTKLSKFEATGMLSPRKFGNDKASALSGQNVHDLNYKFTHGIDAKGRSADCQTCHRQQTFCSDCHMNGSVALGGVLPTSHEQAGFTTIGVGSGGGVHATLAKRDIQQCASCHDAEGGDPTCITCHTDADGVKGTNPKTHAIGFMKTIRGDWHDDMAANCFTCHTDPNAKPNGKAGQNFCGYCHGANVQ from the coding sequence CTCGTGATCTTCGGACGAAGCAGTGCCATTGCAAACGACGATACACAGCCGGACAAGACAAAGATTATGAAATTTTCGCACAGCAAACACGCAGGTGCTGGTGTCGAATGCGCATCTTGTCATACTCCTGAAAAGCTGGCAACAAATGCATCCGAAAAGATGCTTCCCACCCATACGGAATGTCAATCCTGTCACGAACAAGAAGTGAATGAGAAATGCGGATATTGTCATACCGATGAGAATAATCCGGTAGCGCTGCCGAATCCGATTCGTGAAATAATATTTGATCATCAAAAACATGTCAATGATCAAAAAGTAGAATGCATTACCTGCCATGTTGATATGGACAAGACAGATTTTGCTGAAGCAAAAAATCTTCCTTCCATGGCTACATGTAATACCTGCCATAATAATGTGAAAGCAGTGAATCAGTGCGAAGCGTGCCACACAAATCTTACATCGCTTCGTCCGGCGTCACACATGGTATCCAATTTCAAACGCGAACATTCTCGAGTGATGAATGGACGCACATTTGATGCGAACTGTCAAAGCTGTCATACGGAATCATCGTGTATGGAATGTCATGACGGATCAAATCTCACGAAACTTTCTAAGTTTGAAGCAACAGGAATGTTATCTCCGAGAAAGTTTGGAAATGATAAAGCATCTGCATTGTCTGGTCAAAATGTTCATGATTTGAACTATAAATTTACCCATGGAATCGATGCAAAGGGTCGTTCGGCGGATTGTCAAACGTGCCATCGTCAACAAACATTCTGCAGCGACTGTCATATGAATGGAAGTGTTGCACTTGGCGGCGTGTTACCAACAAGCCATGAGCAGGCGGGATTTACAACAATCGGAGTTGGTTCTGGCGGCGGTGTTCATGCAACCTTGGCGAAACGTGACATTCAGCAATGCGCTTCATGTCATGATGCAGAAGGGGGCGATCCAACCTGTATTACGTGTCATACTGATGCCGATGGCGTCAAAGGAACGAATCCCAAAACACACGCAATCGGATTTATGAAAACCATTAGAGGCGATTGGCATGATGATATGGCGGCTAACTGTTTCACCTGTCATACCGATCCCAACGCTAAACCAAACGGAAAAGCCGGCCAGAATTTCTGCGGATACTGTCACGGAGCGAATGTCCAATGA